From Paenibacillus sp. PvR098:
AGCGGGCGGCGTGCAGTGGAGCGGGAGGTAGGCGCAAGGGTTCGCGGTAGGGCTGATGTGCGCAACCCGGAGGTCGTGTTCGCTCTGGCGAATCCGGGCGGCCGCTGGCTGTTCGGGATATATGCCAAGAATGAAGCGGTTTGGCTTAAGCACAACGACAAGCCGCAGCATTACTCCACCGCGCTTAGCACCCGCGTAGCCAGAGCGGTTGCCAACATTGCGGTCCCGCATCCGGAAGGACGGAAGGCCATTGACCCTTGCTGCGGCATTGGAACGGTGCTGGTTGAGGCCCTATCGATGGGAATCGATATTGTTGGGTTCGATATCAACCCGCTTGCCGTCAGAGGCGCTCGTGTGAATCTAGCCCACTTCGGGATGCCGAATATTGTAGGGCTGAGCGGCATTGGCGACGTGAGTGGCAGCTACGACGCGGCCATTGTCGATCTTCCTTATAATCTGTGCTCCCGCATCTCGGAGGAGGAGCAGCTTGCCCTGCTTGGGCATGCCCGAAGGCTTGCGGGCACAGCGGTGCTGATCACTACGGAGACAGTAGATCATCTGATCGGACAAGCAGGGTTTACGATCGCAGACCGGTGCTTCATAAAGAAAGGCTCCTTCGTAAGGCAGGTTATGGTGTGCCGTTGATGGGGTAAGAACGGATAGACCGGGAAGAGAAGACGCATTTCGTATGAACGGTATCATTCGGAATCGTGGAAGGAGTACATCATGCTGGGGCTGGGCTACGTGAAACAGGTGTACCAAGCTTGGATTGATTATCCGTGGAAGGAAGGCCTGCTGCTGGCGGATAGGTATAAAATTATTCACTATCTTGGGGAAGGAAGCTATGGGTTGACCTATCTGTGCTTGGATACTGCCTGCGGTGATAAAGTGGTTGTGAAGCAGGCGAAGCCGAGTAAAGGAAGGCTGAGCAGACGGCTCCTTGAGCGGGAGATGAATATACTGGAGCAGCTCCGTCATCCGAATATCCCGGGCTGCCGCGGCTCGTTTTTCCAACATAAGCACTTATGTATGGCTATCGATTGGGTGGAAGGTCATACGGTGGAGGACTTGATCTTTGAGCAGCATCGCGGATTTTCCGAAAGGGAAAGTCTGGGGTGGATTCTTCGCTTGATGAAGATCGTCAGCTTTGTCCATGAACAGGGCTTCGTTCATCTGGACCTTCGGATACCGAATGTGATCATCCGAAGCGGTGAGCCCGTATTGATCGATTTTGGTTTGGCGAGACGAATTGGAGATGTGGAAGGCGCGGATGCGGCCTTGGATGAAGAAACCAGACTGTGGAGAACCCCGGAAGTAACCAGCGATCTGTATTCGGCTGGTCATTTCCTGCTGTTTCTGTTGTACTCGTCTTACGAAGAGCAGCCCGGCAAGCCGGAGAAGGACTGGCAGGAGGAGCTCGCCATGTCTTTACATACGAGAAATATATTACGGCGGCTGCTGCAGATCGAGCCGCCGTACGAAGATTCGTCATCGTGTATTCGGGACTTGAACCAAGCGCTTCAGGCATTATGAGCTGGAGCGGCGTTTGTTTTTGTAGTACTTATGCCCGTATCGAGAATTGCTGTAGCCGGAACGGGATGGCGATGAAGAGTATTTGCGAGGACGATGATATGGGTCTGAGTTGTTTCGATAGCCGTATCCGCCGCGCTTCGGCTTTTGGAACGAGTAAAGGATTTTCCTCAGTAAATTTTTGAACATAGTGGATACCTCCCTTGGTTTAGTGGGTATTACGGAAAAGTATACAGAAGGTTTCGTGAGGTTATAAAGAGTAAGGGGATCGATTCATGATCTCTTTAGTCTTTTTTTGTCGTTATCAAGGGTTTTTGAATGCGGCCAAGGTTCCAGTTAATGACTTTCATGTTTTTTTCATATTAAATTAAGGTTTCCTCTTTACAATAGCTTAATACTAAACCATGAGATGCCGCTGTAGAGAAAAAGAAGCGGGCTGATAGGAGTGTGAGAAACGATGCGTCCCTTGGCAACTAGAGGGCAGCCGAAGTCATCACGGTCAGCGCAAGCCCGCGCGGTACAAAAAAGAGTGATCGTATTCACTTTACTGATCGTCCCTTTCCTGCTTGTGTTTGGAATGGAACTCATCCAGAGAGGTACCGTGCAAGATACTTGGACTTGGCTCACGGCCAATCCAATGCTATTCGCTGTGAATGCTTTGCTTACCTTTTTCGTGTTTTTGTTCATCTACTGTTTGATTGGATCGCTTATTATTTCGATTGGATTCAGCACGCTGCTGCTGATGTTGATGTCACTGGTCAGTTTCTTTAAGCAGAAGCTAATTGGGGAGCCTTTTTTTCCATGGGATATTTTCCTGAAGAAAGAGAGTATGAACATTATTCCCATGGTCGCAAGCCCAGAGGCACTGCTTCGCCTTGCGATCGTCTTCGGGCTGGTGCTTGGCATCTTTCTGCTCAGGATCTGGCTGCCGCGGCTGTCAATGAAACCTTGGGTACGGATGACGCTGGGTCTGATGTGTGTTTTGGCTCTGTATTCCTTTGGGGTGAGGGCGCCATGGGCTGAGAAGGTCATGGCCCAGGCCGGAGCCAATGAAATTGTGTGGGACCAACAGCAAAATTACGGGAGCAACGGAATCTCCTTGGCCTTTACGATGAATGTGAAAAATACGATCGTTCCCAAACCTCCAGGCTATAGCGAACTCTCCATAGCTAGCTTGGCGGAGGGTCTGAATGATCTGGTCGGCACGACCAAAGCTGCCGCTTCGAACGAGCAAAAGCCGAACGTGATCTTCATCATGAATGAAGCGTTCTGGGATCCAGCATTGCTTCCGGGAGTAAAGTTCAGTGAGGATCCTATCCCGACGGTGCGCCGTCTGCAGAAGGAATCGACGTCCGGCTATCTCTTGTCTCCTCAGTTCGGGGGAGGCACCAGCAATGTGGAATTCGAGGTGCTGACTGGACAATCGATGAGTTTCTTGCCCGCAGGATCGGTACCTTATCAGCAGTATATCGGCAAGTCGATTCCGAGTATGGCCAGCTATTTCAAAAACCAAGGCTACACAAGCAAGGCCATTCATTCTTACGACGGCTGGTTCTGGAACAGGGAACAAGTGTATAAGCATATGGGCTTTGACGATTTCAAGAGCAAGGAAGATTTCGAGAATCCCGAGTACCGGGGCCCTTTCATCTCCGACGATGAGGTATCGCGTAGTATTATCAACGAGGTGGAAGCAAACGACGAGCCGACGTTTATATACGCCGTGACGATGGAGAACCACGGGCCGTACGACGACGGCCGATACGGAGAGACAGAGATTAAAGCGGAAGGAAACCTGACTGAAGGAGCGCGAAGCGCGCTTGAAACGTTTGCTCAGGGAGCCCGCTATGCGGATCGCAGCTTGCAGAAGCTGATCGACCATTTTGAGCAATCGGATGAACCGACAGTCATTGTCTTCTACGGCGACCATCTTCCGATGCTCGGCTATGACTACGATGTGTACGCTCAATCCGGCTTTGTGCATACAGGAAGCTCCGAGCAGTGGTCGCTCGAAGAACAGCTTAGGATCCACAGCGTGCCGTTCGTTATGTGGTCCAATAGAGACTTGCCGAAGGAGCATGTTCCGATTCTCAGCTACTCTTTCTTGAACGCATATGTGCTTGACCGGCTGCAGATGGAGAAGCCGGCGTCCTGGGCGTATAACTTCGAGCTTTCGAAGAAGGTGCCCGGCTTGCTGCGCGGTCTGGTGGTCGATTCCAGTCAAGGGATGCACTTGACACCACCGCCTTCGGTGGCGGACGACGTGGAGAAGTACCGTGAGCTGCAGTATGACGAGATGTTCGGTGGGCAGTATCTTGCCAAATACCTGGACTCGAATTTATTTACCCGCAGAGAAGAACAGTTTCACGACTTAGACCATGTGAATATGGCAGGTGAACAGGACGTCGCTCGATGAGTGGCGTCTATCTTTTATCCAGACAGTAAACGGAACGAAAGCGGCCGGTCGCCAGCGTTCTCTTATCCCTTTCCTTTGGCGAAAAAAATATGCTACAATTTCCTGAATACAATACATGGTTGATGTCAGAATGGATAATATACGGTAATCAGGATGCCAAGGAGGGAAAGGTATGGATCTGCGAAAGCTTCGATTGGATGAACCGGCGCACGGCACTTTCAGCGAGGAACGGGACGAGTATGAACGGGATTATGCCAGGTTGATCCAGTCTCCTGCTTTCCGCCGCTTGCAGGGTAAATCGCAGGTGTTCGGTGCAGGCTCGGGCGACTACTATCGTACCCGGCTTACACATTCTCTGGAGGTGTCGCAAATTGCGCGTGAGACGGCTCGCCGAATGAGCAAGCAGTACCCCTTCTTGGCTCGGAAAGAGCATCCGGGGCTGATGCTGGATCCGGCGGTAGTGGAGTGCGCTTCGCTTGGACATGATTTGGGACATCCGCCGTTCGGACACAAGGGTGAAGAGGTGCTGAACCTGCTGCTCTCGGAGGAGCACGGGTTGGCTTATGAAGGGAATGCGCAAAATTTCCGTATCCTTATGTTTTTGGAGAAGCGGGCAGGAAGCGACAGCGGACTGGACTTAACCGCGGCTGTGCTGCTAGCCATAAATAAATACCCGTACAGTCTGGAGGAGCACGGCCGGCATAAGGGCGTATACTCGATGGAATGGGATGGGGGAATCGAGGAGCTTCGAAACCGGTGGGAGATGCCTAAGGGCTGCTCTACTTTGGAGGCTCAGCTTATGGACTTGTCCGACGATATCGCGTATTCCACCCATGACATCGAGGACGGCATTCGCGCGGGAAAGATTCAAATGAACCGCACCTTCTTCGATGATGACAGGCTCGTCGATCATCTCATTCAGGAAATCGTCAATGACCAAGGCAATCTGGAGGTCGGCTGGGATCAGGTGGACATCGGCGCGATGGTCAGACGCGTGCTGGACGAGTATCTTGAGCAGTGGGAAACGATTTATGCCGAATGCGGTAAGGAAGCGTCCCGGACCCGCAGAGAGATGAAGGCCCGTTGGGTCAGTACGTTCGCGGGCCGCGTCGGCATCATTGAGGATCCGAAGAAGGATTGGAAGCGAGTCACGTTCGTGCGTGACGGACAGCAGGATCTGGAGCTGCTGAGGACGATGGAAATATTGAAGAAGCTGGCGTGGGTTACGCTAATTAAAGACTTTCGCGTACAGCGGCTGCAAAAGCGCAGCGAGATTATGATCCGGCGCCTGTGGGAGACCTTTAAGATCCCGGATCACGGCCGGCTCATTATTCCGGCGGATTGGGTTGCCAGCTACGAGCAGCATCGGGGTCAGTGGCCATGGCCGCGGTTTGTGGCCGATTACATCTCCGGTATGACGGATGCTTACGCCGAGAAGGTGTATATCGAGCTGTTCGCAAGCAAATCCGGTTCGATATACGAGATGGATTGATCACGTCGGTCTGTATTAGGAGATCCTCGGCATATAATGGATGGAGCGAAGTTTTCGCGAGATTGGGCCGGGGAGGAAAGCGACATGATCATCGTGGCAGGGGGGAGCGTCCCTTTAGACTTATTGGGAATGGCTCCGCTTGAGTTGATTATCTTTGAGCAAAAGAACCGAAGCGGGACACCATTTCATTACGAATCCATGGAATCGCTGCGGTTCGAGCTCAGGCTGAGAGCGGCGATTGTCGATTCGTCTGTATCCATGCAGAAAAGCGAAGTAACCTTCCGATCGTTTAAAAAATCATACTGTAATGAAGCTTATTGGACCCGAAACGAGAACGGCGGATTCCAGCAAAAGCCTTTCGTGAGGCCTTCCGATGCCGTAAGGGATATTTATGTGAACGGGCATTTGTACGGTTTTGAGTGCGCAACGGCGGTGATCATTG
This genomic window contains:
- a CDS encoding RNA methyltransferase, encoding MISRVIAKHLYTYACHEDERTLCRMELSALFGTELREGWLESPLDINVSRSPFVKVRINILYEGHSPQEIAERVGELELNGATFKIIFVETDGRLEYSGRRAVEREVGARVRGRADVRNPEVVFALANPGGRWLFGIYAKNEAVWLKHNDKPQHYSTALSTRVARAVANIAVPHPEGRKAIDPCCGIGTVLVEALSMGIDIVGFDINPLAVRGARVNLAHFGMPNIVGLSGIGDVSGSYDAAIVDLPYNLCSRISEEEQLALLGHARRLAGTAVLITTETVDHLIGQAGFTIADRCFIKKGSFVRQVMVCR
- a CDS encoding protein kinase; its protein translation is MLGLGYVKQVYQAWIDYPWKEGLLLADRYKIIHYLGEGSYGLTYLCLDTACGDKVVVKQAKPSKGRLSRRLLEREMNILEQLRHPNIPGCRGSFFQHKHLCMAIDWVEGHTVEDLIFEQHRGFSERESLGWILRLMKIVSFVHEQGFVHLDLRIPNVIIRSGEPVLIDFGLARRIGDVEGADAALDEETRLWRTPEVTSDLYSAGHFLLFLLYSSYEEQPGKPEKDWQEELAMSLHTRNILRRLLQIEPPYEDSSSCIRDLNQALQAL
- a CDS encoding LTA synthase family protein encodes the protein MRPLATRGQPKSSRSAQARAVQKRVIVFTLLIVPFLLVFGMELIQRGTVQDTWTWLTANPMLFAVNALLTFFVFLFIYCLIGSLIISIGFSTLLLMLMSLVSFFKQKLIGEPFFPWDIFLKKESMNIIPMVASPEALLRLAIVFGLVLGIFLLRIWLPRLSMKPWVRMTLGLMCVLALYSFGVRAPWAEKVMAQAGANEIVWDQQQNYGSNGISLAFTMNVKNTIVPKPPGYSELSIASLAEGLNDLVGTTKAAASNEQKPNVIFIMNEAFWDPALLPGVKFSEDPIPTVRRLQKESTSGYLLSPQFGGGTSNVEFEVLTGQSMSFLPAGSVPYQQYIGKSIPSMASYFKNQGYTSKAIHSYDGWFWNREQVYKHMGFDDFKSKEDFENPEYRGPFISDDEVSRSIINEVEANDEPTFIYAVTMENHGPYDDGRYGETEIKAEGNLTEGARSALETFAQGARYADRSLQKLIDHFEQSDEPTVIVFYGDHLPMLGYDYDVYAQSGFVHTGSSEQWSLEEQLRIHSVPFVMWSNRDLPKEHVPILSYSFLNAYVLDRLQMEKPASWAYNFELSKKVPGLLRGLVVDSSQGMHLTPPPSVADDVEKYRELQYDEMFGGQYLAKYLDSNLFTRREEQFHDLDHVNMAGEQDVAR
- the dgt gene encoding dGTP triphosphohydrolase, with the translated sequence MDLRKLRLDEPAHGTFSEERDEYERDYARLIQSPAFRRLQGKSQVFGAGSGDYYRTRLTHSLEVSQIARETARRMSKQYPFLARKEHPGLMLDPAVVECASLGHDLGHPPFGHKGEEVLNLLLSEEHGLAYEGNAQNFRILMFLEKRAGSDSGLDLTAAVLLAINKYPYSLEEHGRHKGVYSMEWDGGIEELRNRWEMPKGCSTLEAQLMDLSDDIAYSTHDIEDGIRAGKIQMNRTFFDDDRLVDHLIQEIVNDQGNLEVGWDQVDIGAMVRRVLDEYLEQWETIYAECGKEASRTRREMKARWVSTFAGRVGIIEDPKKDWKRVTFVRDGQQDLELLRTMEILKKLAWVTLIKDFRVQRLQKRSEIMIRRLWETFKIPDHGRLIIPADWVASYEQHRGQWPWPRFVADYISGMTDAYAEKVYIELFASKSGSIYEMD